A stretch of Prosthecochloris marina DNA encodes these proteins:
- a CDS encoding PAS domain S-box protein has product MRDEKQTLSLQFAELEALRLKVAQLESASSIGKISTKKLRESEERFRQLFENISSGVAVYEVLDNGNDFIFRDFNKSAEKIDNLEKEKVVGKSVLQLFPGVKEFGLFEVFQRVWRTGQPEHHPVSMYEDNRIVGWRKNYIFKLPDGDIVAVYDDVTREKQFEEKLKTINKAIEQSPAAVVITDREGSIEYVNPKFTALTGYTFEEVSGKNPRILQSGEMLQDFYEQLWQTIISGEEWRGEFLNKKKDGRLYWEDASISPVINEHGGITNFVAVKEDITEKKKLWLQLIEAKEKAEESDRLKSCFLANISHEIRTPMNGILGFSRLLREPLLSGEEKEQYIELIHESGKRMLSIINNLIDISRIETGELSLYPGKTSVNEIIEKIHADFFEQAQGKCISFSAEAGLSAKESLIITDKVRLSQVLSHLVGNALKYTHEGEVAFGYKKDDGMLEFYVRDTGIGIPDDQQGKIFEHFRQVSLDATREYEGAGLGLSLSKKLVEMLGGTIRVDSVPGKGSTFFFTIPYDSLLVSNAQLRIDMQEDGNSSFLSGLAVLVVDDDSISRLLLKGILSSRKVNVILAKNGKEAVEKVQKVPGIRIVLMDMKMPVMNGYEATSRIKEIRPELPVIAQTAFADPEEKEVAKEAGCDVVLSKPINSSELLAEIQRYV; this is encoded by the coding sequence ATGAGGGACGAAAAACAAACACTTTCCCTGCAGTTTGCTGAACTGGAAGCACTGCGGTTAAAGGTTGCTCAGCTTGAGAGTGCAAGTTCTATCGGCAAAATATCAACCAAAAAACTCAGGGAAAGTGAAGAACGATTTCGACAGCTTTTTGAAAACATAAGCAGCGGAGTTGCTGTTTATGAGGTGTTGGATAACGGGAATGATTTTATTTTCCGGGATTTCAACAAATCGGCTGAAAAAATTGACAATCTCGAGAAGGAAAAGGTTGTCGGGAAAAGTGTTCTGCAACTGTTTCCGGGAGTAAAAGAGTTCGGACTTTTTGAGGTTTTTCAGCGCGTGTGGAGAACAGGGCAACCGGAGCATCACCCTGTGTCGATGTATGAGGATAACAGAATTGTCGGTTGGAGGAAAAACTACATTTTCAAATTGCCGGATGGAGATATTGTCGCGGTTTATGATGACGTCACACGCGAAAAGCAGTTCGAGGAAAAACTCAAGACAATCAACAAAGCGATTGAGCAGAGTCCGGCAGCGGTTGTAATAACCGACCGTGAAGGAAGTATTGAATATGTGAATCCGAAGTTCACCGCTTTAACGGGGTACACTTTCGAAGAAGTTAGTGGGAAAAATCCGCGTATCCTGCAGTCGGGTGAGATGTTGCAGGATTTTTACGAGCAGTTGTGGCAAACAATTATCTCCGGTGAGGAATGGCGGGGAGAGTTTCTCAATAAAAAGAAAGATGGCCGGCTCTATTGGGAGGATGCGAGTATATCGCCTGTGATCAACGAACATGGGGGAATAACCAATTTTGTAGCGGTAAAAGAGGATATTACCGAAAAGAAAAAATTATGGCTTCAATTGATCGAGGCGAAGGAAAAAGCAGAGGAAAGCGATCGTTTAAAATCGTGCTTTCTCGCAAATATAAGTCATGAGATACGCACTCCGATGAACGGCATCCTCGGTTTTTCAAGGCTTTTGAGGGAGCCTCTCTTGTCTGGAGAAGAAAAAGAGCAGTATATAGAGCTCATTCATGAAAGCGGGAAGCGTATGCTCTCCATAATCAATAACCTCATCGATATTTCAAGAATCGAAACCGGTGAGTTATCGCTCTATCCAGGCAAGACCAGCGTCAATGAAATCATTGAAAAAATACATGCTGATTTCTTTGAGCAAGCACAGGGAAAGTGCATTTCTTTTTCCGCTGAGGCGGGTCTTTCTGCAAAAGAGAGTCTTATCATTACAGATAAGGTAAGGCTCAGCCAGGTATTGTCGCATCTTGTTGGTAACGCATTGAAGTATACCCATGAAGGGGAGGTCGCTTTTGGTTATAAAAAAGACGATGGAATGCTGGAGTTTTATGTCAGGGATACGGGAATTGGCATTCCGGATGACCAGCAGGGTAAAATTTTTGAACATTTCAGGCAAGTTTCGCTCGATGCCACGCGTGAATACGAGGGGGCGGGTTTAGGGCTCAGTCTCAGCAAGAAACTTGTAGAAATGCTTGGCGGAACGATACGGGTTGATTCGGTGCCAGGAAAAGGAAGCACGTTTTTCTTCACAATTCCTTACGATAGTCTTTTGGTTTCGAATGCCCAGTTACGGATAGATATGCAAGAAGACGGCAACAGTTCGTTTCTTTCCGGGCTTGCTGTCCTGGTTGTCGATGATGACTCCATAAGCCGCCTGCTGTTGAAAGGCATATTATCGAGCCGTAAAGTAAATGTGATTCTTGCAAAAAACGGCAAGGAAGCTGTTGAGAAAGTACAGAAAGTACCGGGTATCCGTATTGTGCTCATGGATATGAAGATGCCCGTTATGAACGGTTATGAAGCGACAAGTCGAATCAAGGAGATTCGCCCGGAATTGCCGGTCATAGCACAGACTGCCTTTGCAGATCCGGAGGAAAAGGAGGTTGCGAAAGAAGCAGGATGCGACGTTGTGCTTTCAAAACCTATCAACTCTTCGGAGCTGCTGGCTGAAATACAGCGCTACGTCTAA
- a CDS encoding thiamine pyrophosphate-dependent enzyme produces MAVNPFDMQGKKMGWCPGCGNYKLLDALKEALHQLAIDRRNLVIVSGIGQGAKTPQYVNAHMFNGLHGRALPVAMGVKLSNRNLVVIAESGDGCMYGEGGNHFLHAIRRNYDITVIVHDNMVYGLTKGQASPTSLMGMKTSLQINGVMLEPFNPIAVALALDAPFVARANVGDGKQTSEIIKQAIAFKGFAVVDIFQPCVIFNKENTYQWFKDNTYYLPRDYDPSDRKLAFEKAIETEKFPLGVIYRQIGRELYEDMLGINHIPAYEHGVSQEAFEMMLESYK; encoded by the coding sequence ATGGCGGTCAATCCGTTTGACATGCAGGGTAAGAAAATGGGCTGGTGTCCCGGTTGCGGTAACTATAAGCTGCTTGATGCTCTCAAAGAGGCGCTTCATCAGCTTGCCATCGATCGCAGAAATCTTGTGATCGTATCTGGCATTGGACAGGGAGCAAAAACGCCGCAGTACGTCAATGCGCATATGTTCAACGGACTTCACGGTCGTGCGTTGCCGGTTGCAATGGGGGTAAAGCTTTCAAACCGAAATCTGGTCGTTATTGCCGAGTCAGGCGATGGTTGCATGTATGGAGAAGGGGGGAATCATTTTCTGCATGCTATCCGCCGCAACTACGATATAACGGTTATTGTCCATGACAATATGGTGTATGGCCTGACTAAAGGGCAAGCTTCACCGACATCACTCATGGGCATGAAAACCTCGCTTCAGATCAATGGTGTTATGCTTGAACCGTTCAACCCTATTGCGGTTGCGCTCGCTCTCGATGCACCGTTTGTTGCACGGGCAAATGTCGGCGACGGTAAGCAGACCAGCGAGATTATCAAACAGGCCATTGCATTCAAAGGGTTTGCTGTCGTTGATATTTTCCAGCCTTGCGTAATATTCAACAAAGAGAACACCTATCAGTGGTTTAAGGACAATACCTATTATTTGCCTCGTGACTACGATCCATCTGATCGGAAACTGGCTTTCGAAAAAGCTATCGAAACTGAAAAATTTCCTCTCGGTGTTATCTACCGTCAAATCGGACGAGAACTTTACGAAGATATGCTCGGTATAAACCACATTCCCGCCTATGAGCATGGAGTTTCACAAGAAGCGTTTGAAATGATGCTGGAGAGCTATAAGTAA